A region of Nitrosomonas stercoris DNA encodes the following proteins:
- a CDS encoding hydroxyacylglutathione hydrolase yields MEQLPAIVDHPHGISTIDARYHRPGRAAIHLITEGNRAALVDTGTRFSVPGTMAALATKHITPEQVDYIFLTHIHLDHAGGASEFMRQLPNAKLVVHPHGARHMINPAKLIAGVMAVYGESEFRRVYGDIHPIAAERIIQAPDNTLIELNDRTLRLLDTPGHARHHYCIYDARSDSIFTGDTFGVSYRELDVNGLEFVFPTTSPVQFDPIAAHTSIDRLMALQPKQAFLTHYGCIRNLAQHATHMHTLIDNFVEIAQQTAEAQDRQVALIKALQDLLWQRLVAHQCTLTQEAALSLLLTDITLNAQGLAIWLDQTKKMNTVN; encoded by the coding sequence ATGGAACAACTTCCTGCTATCGTTGATCATCCCCACGGGATCAGCACTATTGATGCACGTTATCACCGACCTGGCCGAGCAGCTATCCACCTTATTACTGAAGGCAATCGTGCAGCTTTAGTTGATACTGGTACACGTTTCTCGGTACCAGGCACTATGGCAGCACTTGCCACAAAGCATATCACTCCCGAACAAGTCGACTATATTTTCCTTACGCATATCCATCTTGACCATGCGGGTGGGGCAAGCGAGTTCATGCGACAACTGCCCAATGCCAAATTGGTAGTTCATCCGCACGGCGCTCGTCACATGATAAACCCTGCCAAACTAATTGCTGGCGTGATGGCAGTCTATGGGGAATCTGAATTTCGGCGCGTCTATGGTGACATTCATCCCATTGCTGCAGAACGTATTATCCAGGCCCCTGATAATACGCTGATCGAACTTAATGACCGCACACTGCGTTTGCTCGATACACCGGGACATGCACGCCATCATTACTGTATTTACGATGCGCGCAGTGATTCAATTTTTACTGGGGACACTTTCGGTGTTTCCTATCGCGAACTCGACGTGAACGGACTAGAATTTGTTTTTCCCACTACCTCACCAGTCCAATTTGACCCGATAGCAGCGCATACCTCTATTGATCGGCTCATGGCACTTCAGCCCAAACAAGCATTTCTGACACACTATGGATGCATTCGCAATCTTGCGCAGCATGCAACACACATGCACACACTTATTGACAATTTCGTAGAGATCGCACAGCAAACAGCTGAAGCTCAAGATCGTCAAGTAGCGCTAATCAAAGCGCTACAAGATTTACTATGGCAACGTCTTGTTGCCCATCAATGTACTCTTACCCAGGAAGCTGCTTTGTCACTCCTGCTGACTGATATTACACTCAACGCGCAAGGACTTGCCATTTGGCTGGATCAAACTAAAAAAATGAACACTGTCAATTGA
- a CDS encoding HPr-like protein Crh, which yields MPIETLTILNKLGLHARASAKLTQLAEKFESEVWLTRNGRRVNAKSIMGVMTLAASQGTKVELETTGPDENQAMEALKVLINSYFGENE from the coding sequence ATGCCCATTGAAACACTCACGATTCTCAATAAATTAGGATTACATGCGCGTGCTTCTGCCAAGTTGACACAATTGGCAGAAAAATTTGAAAGTGAAGTCTGGTTGACGCGTAACGGTCGTCGAGTTAATGCAAAAAGTATTATGGGCGTGATGACACTCGCCGCTAGCCAAGGTACAAAAGTTGAACTGGAAACTACCGGTCCTGATGAAAACCAGGCGATGGAGGCGCTCAAGGTGTTGATCAACAGTTACTTTGGGGAAAACGAATGA
- a CDS encoding phosphoenolpyruvate-protein phosphotransferase — translation MSFILYGVGVSDGIAIGRAHLASSAALNIPHYQLKSDQIEAELTRLRNAFSTVRLELETLKNSAAQGAGPSEFNAFLELYQMLLDDPMFSQAALEIVAGAHCNAEWAVAQRMETLIARFEEIEDAYLRERKTDIAHIAERVLKVLLGHPGHTPPPVKQKGHYILVTHDLSPADVMQYKQHQFAAFLTDMGGPTSHTAIVARSLNVPSIVAMQHAQQLIRENDNLIVDGNAGIVIINPDKYILAEYRLKQNQFELEKRKLWRLRSVAAITRDGTSIDLFANIELPQEVKQAKEYGATGIGLFRSEFLFLNRENLPDEEEQFEAYSTVIKGMNGAPVVIRTFDLGADKNLKGAYRIAPNPALGLRAIRMSLAEPGMFLTQLRAILRASSQGQVQILIPMLSHSREIDQTLQIIESAKQSLRDEKQPFDETIKIGCMVEIPATALSLELFMRKLSFLSIGTNDLIQYTLAIDRADETVAHLFDPLHPAILRLLSRIIQSAKKANTPVSICGEMAGDPKYTRLLLGMGLQQLSMYPTQLLAVKREVLDCHLPDVTHLTQKILRADEPEKIHDLLQKLNN, via the coding sequence ATGAGCTTCATTCTGTATGGAGTGGGAGTATCCGACGGTATCGCAATTGGTCGCGCGCACCTGGCCTCATCTGCTGCCCTGAATATTCCCCATTATCAACTTAAAAGTGATCAGATCGAAGCTGAGCTAACACGACTGCGCAATGCATTTTCTACCGTTCGTCTGGAGCTGGAAACACTAAAAAATTCTGCGGCACAAGGTGCAGGGCCTTCTGAATTCAACGCATTCCTGGAGTTATACCAAATGCTGCTGGATGACCCGATGTTCTCCCAAGCAGCTCTGGAAATCGTAGCGGGAGCGCACTGTAACGCCGAATGGGCAGTTGCGCAGCGCATGGAAACTCTCATTGCACGCTTTGAAGAAATAGAAGACGCTTATTTACGTGAGCGTAAAACGGATATCGCACATATTGCTGAACGTGTTCTAAAAGTGCTACTTGGCCATCCAGGTCACACTCCGCCACCAGTGAAACAAAAAGGCCACTATATTCTGGTTACGCATGATTTAAGTCCAGCTGATGTCATGCAATACAAACAGCACCAGTTTGCGGCCTTTTTAACCGACATGGGCGGACCAACTTCACATACTGCCATTGTTGCGCGCAGCCTTAATGTACCCTCAATTGTAGCCATGCAGCATGCTCAACAGCTCATTCGGGAGAATGACAATCTTATTGTCGATGGCAATGCGGGCATCGTTATTATCAATCCAGATAAATATATCCTGGCCGAATATCGGCTCAAGCAAAATCAGTTTGAACTGGAAAAACGTAAACTTTGGCGACTGCGCTCAGTAGCAGCCATTACCCGCGACGGCACATCAATTGATTTATTTGCCAATATCGAACTGCCGCAAGAAGTCAAACAAGCAAAAGAATATGGAGCAACCGGAATTGGTTTGTTTCGCAGCGAATTCTTATTTCTGAATCGAGAAAATTTACCCGATGAGGAAGAACAGTTTGAAGCCTATTCTACAGTGATCAAAGGCATGAATGGTGCTCCTGTTGTTATTCGCACTTTCGATTTGGGTGCTGACAAAAATCTCAAAGGCGCATACCGCATCGCACCTAATCCAGCATTAGGCTTACGAGCGATTCGCATGAGCTTGGCTGAACCAGGCATGTTTCTAACACAGCTACGCGCTATTTTGCGCGCCTCCAGCCAGGGTCAGGTTCAAATTTTAATCCCTATGCTTTCCCACAGCCGTGAAATTGATCAAACCTTACAAATAATTGAATCAGCCAAGCAAAGTTTGCGCGATGAAAAACAGCCATTTGATGAAACGATCAAAATCGGCTGTATGGTGGAGATTCCAGCAACTGCCTTAAGTCTGGAATTATTCATGCGTAAACTGAGTTTTTTATCTATTGGCACCAACGATCTTATTCAATATACCTTGGCAATCGACCGCGCTGATGAAACCGTGGCTCACTTATTCGATCCATTGCACCCGGCCATTCTTCGCTTATTGTCACGCATTATTCAAAGTGCAAAAAAGGCAAATACTCCTGTTTCTATCTGCGGTGAAATGGCAGGTGATCCCAAATACACTCGCTTGCTACTTGGCATGGGATTGCAGCAACTCTCCATGTATCCAACTCAACTATTAGCTGTCAAACGAGAAGTGCTCGATTGTCATTTGCCAGACGTTACCCACCTGACCCAAAAAATACTGAGGGCAGATGAACCAGAAAAGATTCATGATTTATTGCAAAAACTAAATAATTAA
- a CDS encoding homoserine O-succinyltransferase has translation MQDSDSIGIVSPQRVYFDTPLNLRSGVTLDSYELVYETYGELNANRSNAVLVCHALSGNHHVAGVYADNPKSTGWWNNMIGPGKPIDTRKFFVIGINNLGGCHGSTGPVSTNNKTGKRYGPDFPMVTTVDWVKTYTRLADQIGIECFAAVIGGSLGGMTAMQLALDAPERARHIAIIAASAKLTAQNIAFNDVARQAILTDPDFHGGDYYSHGTYPRRGLRLARMLGHITYLSDDSMATKFGRELRNGSLAFNYDVEFQIESYLHYQGDKFADLFDANTYLLMTKALDYFDPAQDYAGNLTAALAQAQANFLVLSFTSDWRFSPERSREIVKALLDNKLNVSYAEIPSTYGHDSFLMQDDYYHQLVRAYMDNIST, from the coding sequence ATGCAAGATTCAGATTCAATTGGCATCGTCTCGCCACAACGTGTTTATTTTGATACACCACTCAATCTAAGAAGTGGTGTCACGTTAGATAGCTACGAACTCGTTTACGAAACTTACGGGGAACTCAATGCCAATCGATCCAACGCAGTACTGGTTTGCCATGCGTTATCTGGTAATCACCACGTCGCTGGCGTGTATGCTGACAATCCCAAAAGCACCGGCTGGTGGAATAACATGATCGGCCCAGGCAAACCAATTGATACACGAAAATTTTTTGTCATCGGTATTAATAATCTGGGAGGATGTCATGGTTCAACTGGCCCTGTCAGCACCAACAACAAGACAGGAAAACGTTACGGGCCAGATTTCCCCATGGTTACCACGGTTGATTGGGTTAAAACCTATACTCGCCTTGCTGATCAAATTGGCATTGAATGCTTTGCTGCTGTTATTGGTGGCAGCTTAGGCGGCATGACTGCTATGCAACTGGCACTGGATGCACCAGAAAGAGCGCGTCATATCGCGATCATCGCTGCTTCTGCCAAATTAACCGCCCAAAATATCGCTTTTAATGATGTCGCACGGCAGGCAATTCTGACCGACCCTGATTTCCACGGTGGAGATTACTATTCGCACGGCACTTATCCACGTCGTGGACTACGGCTTGCTCGTATGCTTGGCCACATCACCTATCTTTCAGATGATTCTATGGCTACCAAATTTGGCAGAGAGTTACGCAACGGTTCGCTAGCGTTTAATTATGATGTGGAATTTCAGATTGAATCTTACCTGCATTACCAGGGTGACAAATTCGCCGACCTTTTCGATGCCAATACTTATTTACTCATGACAAAAGCGCTGGATTACTTTGATCCAGCACAAGATTATGCCGGCAATTTGACTGCTGCATTGGCACAAGCCCAGGCAAACTTTCTGGTACTGTCATTTACTTCTGATTGGCGCTTTTCTCCAGAACGTTCTCGCGAAATCGTCAAAGCATTACTCGACAACAAATTGAATGTCAGTTATGCCGAAATACCTTCTACTTACGGGCATGATTCCTTCCTTATGCAAGATGATTATTACCATCAACTGGTGCGCGCCTATATGGATAACATCTCGACCTAA
- a CDS encoding bifunctional methionine biosynthesis protein translates to MITEANKPLLTLRPDFATIADWIVPESSVLDLGCGDGTLLRYLKNKLNIHGYGIEIDTHNILACMKNGINVIHNDLESGLSGFENASFDYVILSQTLQAMRNTEYIIQEILRVGREGIVSFPNFGYWKNRLQVAHGHMPVSSTLPYQWYDTPNIHLCTLHDFEQLCQQHQINILERRVTNHDRKVTLFPNLFGVLAFYRFGHTTL, encoded by the coding sequence ATGATCACTGAAGCTAACAAACCCCTCCTGACACTGCGTCCGGACTTCGCCACAATTGCTGACTGGATTGTTCCGGAATCAAGCGTGCTTGATCTCGGCTGCGGAGATGGTACCTTACTGCGTTATCTCAAGAACAAACTGAATATACATGGCTATGGTATAGAAATTGACACACACAATATATTAGCCTGCATGAAAAACGGAATAAACGTTATTCACAATGATTTGGAATCAGGTTTGTCGGGATTTGAAAACGCATCGTTTGATTATGTTATTTTGTCGCAAACGCTACAAGCAATGCGCAATACGGAATACATTATTCAGGAAATATTACGCGTAGGCAGAGAAGGCATCGTCTCTTTTCCTAATTTTGGTTACTGGAAAAATCGTCTGCAGGTTGCGCATGGACATATGCCGGTCTCTTCCACCTTGCCCTATCAGTGGTACGACACACCGAATATTCACCTGTGTACTTTGCATGATTTCGAACAATTATGCCAACAACACCAAATCAATATCCTGGAAAGACGCGTCACAAATCATGACAGAAAAGTCACGCTATTTCCTAATCTTTTTGGGGTATTGGCTTTCTATCGTTTTGGTCATACAACGCTATAA
- a CDS encoding lysine--tRNA ligase produces MTQEDATGISQDENSLIAERRAKLTALRQIGNAFPNDFHRDSLANDLHEKYDGASREELEKQSIKVVVAGRMLFKRVMGKASFATIQDMSGRIQLYISNNHTGEAAHDAFRHYDLGDILGAEGILFKTKTNELSLRVLQLRLLTKSLRPLPEKFHGLTDQEQKYRRRYLDLITNEKTRQVFQIRSRVIQTIREFLVKQGYLEVETPMMHPIPGGATARPFITHHNALDMALYLRIAPELYLKRLVVGGMEKVFEINRNFRNEGISTRHNPEFTMLEFYESYQDYRYLMDLTESMFREVAQTVLGTTSIVYQERTIDLAQPFARLTIVQAMLKHHPEYSEAQLNDKDFLASTLQTKGIAFNPELGLGGLQLAFFDETTEHLLFDPVFIVDYPAEVSPLARRNDANPQITDRFELYIAGREIANGFSELNDPEDQANRFQEQAKAKEAGDMEAMHYDADYIQALEYGLPPTAGEGIGIDRLIMLLTDSPSIRDVILFPQLRKED; encoded by the coding sequence CTGGCAAACGATTTGCATGAAAAATATGATGGTGCTTCCAGAGAAGAGCTGGAAAAGCAGTCAATAAAAGTAGTAGTAGCCGGACGTATGTTGTTCAAGCGTGTGATGGGAAAAGCGAGCTTTGCGACGATTCAGGATATGAGTGGGCGTATCCAACTCTACATTTCCAATAATCATACTGGAGAGGCGGCTCATGATGCCTTCAGGCATTATGATCTGGGCGATATTCTTGGTGCGGAAGGCATACTGTTTAAAACTAAAACGAATGAACTATCTTTGCGTGTGCTGCAATTGCGTCTTTTGACCAAATCTTTGCGTCCGCTGCCAGAAAAATTTCATGGGTTGACTGATCAAGAACAGAAGTATCGCCGTCGCTATCTGGATTTGATTACCAATGAAAAAACCCGCCAAGTATTCCAGATTCGCTCCAGGGTGATTCAAACCATCCGTGAATTTCTGGTGAAGCAAGGCTATTTGGAAGTTGAAACGCCAATGATGCATCCTATTCCAGGTGGTGCTACCGCTCGGCCTTTTATCACCCACCACAATGCGCTGGATATGGCGCTGTATTTACGTATTGCACCAGAGCTTTATTTGAAGCGTTTGGTGGTGGGGGGAATGGAGAAGGTATTTGAGATTAATCGCAATTTCAGAAATGAAGGTATATCTACTCGCCATAATCCGGAATTCACCATGCTGGAGTTTTACGAGTCTTATCAAGATTATCGTTATTTAATGGATTTAACGGAATCCATGTTTCGCGAAGTAGCCCAGACTGTATTAGGTACAACCAGCATTGTTTATCAGGAGCGCACCATAGATTTGGCGCAGCCTTTTGCGCGTTTGACAATTGTGCAGGCCATGTTGAAACATCACCCGGAATATTCTGAAGCGCAATTAAATGACAAAGATTTCTTGGCGAGTACTTTGCAAACGAAAGGCATTGCATTTAACCCGGAACTTGGCTTAGGAGGGTTGCAACTCGCTTTTTTTGATGAGACCACCGAGCATTTGTTATTTGATCCAGTGTTTATTGTGGATTATCCAGCTGAAGTTTCGCCTTTGGCGCGTCGCAATGATGCTAACCCACAAATTACGGATCGTTTCGAGTTATATATTGCTGGGCGAGAGATTGCTAACGGTTTCTCTGAGTTGAATGATCCTGAAGATCAGGCAAATCGTTTTCAGGAGCAAGCTAAAGCGAAAGAAGCAGGTGATATGGAAGCGATGCATTACGACGCAGATTATATCCAGGCATTGGAATATGGATTGCCGCCGACAGCAGGGGAGGGAATTGGTATTGACCGTTTGATCATGTTATTGACGGATTCGCCAAGTATTCGGGATGTGATCTTGTTTCCTCAACTGCGCAAAGAAGATTAG